A stretch of Gorilla gorilla gorilla isolate KB3781 chromosome 9, NHGRI_mGorGor1-v2.1_pri, whole genome shotgun sequence DNA encodes these proteins:
- the DCUN1D5 gene encoding DCN1-like protein 5 isoform X1: MPVKKKRKSPGVAAAVAEDGGLKKCKISSYCRSQPPARLISGEEHFSSKKCLAWFYEYAGPDEVVGPEGMEKFCEDIGVEPENIIMLVLAWKLEAESMGFFTKEEWLKGMTSLQCDCTEKLQNKFDFLRSQLNDISSFKNIYRYAFDFARDKDQRSLDIDTAKSMLALLLGRTWPLFSVFYQYLEQSKYRVMNKDQWYNVLEFSRTVHADLSNYDEDGAWPVLLDEFVEWQKVRQTS, translated from the exons ATGCCggtgaagaagaagagaaaatccCCTGGGGTGGCAGCAGCAGTAGCGGAAGACGGAGGCCTCAAAAAGTGTAAAATCTCCAG CTATTGCAGATCCCAACCCCCTGCTAGACTAATAAGTGGAGAGGAACATTTTTCAAGCAAGAAGTGCCTGGCTTGGTTTTATGAATATGCAG GTCCTGATGAAGTTGTAGGGCcagaaggaatggaaaaattTTGTGAAGACATCGGTGTTGAACCtgaaaat ATTATTATGTTAGTTTTAGCGTGGAAATTGGAGGCTGAAAGCATGGGATTTTTTACCAAGGAAGAATGGTTAAAGGGAATGACTTCATTACa gtGTGACTgcacagaaaagttacaaaacaaATTTGACTTTTTGCGCTCACAGTTGAATGATATTTCGTCATTTAAGAATATCTACAGATATGCCTTTGATTTTGCAAGG GATAAAGATCAGAGAAGCCTTGATATTGATACTGCTAAATCTATGTTAGCTCTTCTGCTTGGGAGGACATGGCCACTGTTTTCAGTATTTTACCAGTACCTGGAG CAATCAAAGTATCGTGTTATGAACAAAGATCAATGGTACAATGTATTAGAATTCAGCAGAACAGTCCATGCTGATCTTAGTAACTATGATGAAGATGGTGCTT ggCCTGTTCTTCTTGATGAATTTGTCGAGTGGCAAAAAGTCCGTCAGACATCATAg
- the DCUN1D5 gene encoding DCN1-like protein 5 isoform X3 → MEKFCEDIGVEPENIIMLVLAWKLEAESMGFFTKEEWLKGMTSLQCDCTEKLQNKFDFLRSQLNDISSFKNIYRYAFDFARDKDQRSLDIDTAKSMLALLLGRTWPLFSVFYQYLEQSKYRVMNKDQWYNVLEFSRTVHADLSNYDEDGAWPVLLDEFVEWQKVRQTS, encoded by the exons atggaaaaattTTGTGAAGACATCGGTGTTGAACCtgaaaat ATTATTATGTTAGTTTTAGCGTGGAAATTGGAGGCTGAAAGCATGGGATTTTTTACCAAGGAAGAATGGTTAAAGGGAATGACTTCATTACa gtGTGACTgcacagaaaagttacaaaacaaATTTGACTTTTTGCGCTCACAGTTGAATGATATTTCGTCATTTAAGAATATCTACAGATATGCCTTTGATTTTGCAAGG GATAAAGATCAGAGAAGCCTTGATATTGATACTGCTAAATCTATGTTAGCTCTTCTGCTTGGGAGGACATGGCCACTGTTTTCAGTATTTTACCAGTACCTGGAG CAATCAAAGTATCGTGTTATGAACAAAGATCAATGGTACAATGTATTAGAATTCAGCAGAACAGTCCATGCTGATCTTAGTAACTATGATGAAGATGGTGCTT ggCCTGTTCTTCTTGATGAATTTGTCGAGTGGCAAAAAGTCCGTCAGACATCATAg
- the DCUN1D5 gene encoding DCN1-like protein 5 isoform X2, whose amino-acid sequence MCDCTEKLQNKFDFLRSQLNDISSFKNIYRYAFDFARDKDQRSLDIDTAKSMLALLLGRTWPLFSVFYQYLEQSKYRVMNKDQWYNVLEFSRTVHADLSNYDEDGAWPVLLDEFVEWQKVRQTS is encoded by the exons at gtGTGACTgcacagaaaagttacaaaacaaATTTGACTTTTTGCGCTCACAGTTGAATGATATTTCGTCATTTAAGAATATCTACAGATATGCCTTTGATTTTGCAAGG GATAAAGATCAGAGAAGCCTTGATATTGATACTGCTAAATCTATGTTAGCTCTTCTGCTTGGGAGGACATGGCCACTGTTTTCAGTATTTTACCAGTACCTGGAG CAATCAAAGTATCGTGTTATGAACAAAGATCAATGGTACAATGTATTAGAATTCAGCAGAACAGTCCATGCTGATCTTAGTAACTATGATGAAGATGGTGCTT ggCCTGTTCTTCTTGATGAATTTGTCGAGTGGCAAAAAGTCCGTCAGACATCATAg